The following are from one region of the Mesorhizobium sp. B2-8-5 genome:
- a CDS encoding glutathione S-transferase family protein — translation MKLLFSRNPNPRLAVATARHLKAKIAFEFASPMAPGQAERHRALNPNLTLPILVGSGWSLWEADAIACRLSREVRSDFWRSGDDEPDMIRWISWGKERFAFACDMVHFERGTKQRYGLGPIDQALVEEGLRQFHGAAAILEPELSGREWLVGNSISYADFRMATFLPFNDVAGLPLADYPAIRRWYGRLEAIDAWRDPFQGLEAPQLPPVKIEA, via the coding sequence ATGAAACTGCTGTTCAGTCGCAATCCCAATCCTCGCCTCGCGGTCGCGACGGCGCGCCATCTCAAGGCTAAGATCGCGTTCGAGTTCGCATCGCCCATGGCGCCGGGGCAGGCCGAACGCCATCGCGCGCTCAACCCCAATCTGACATTGCCCATACTGGTGGGATCAGGATGGAGCCTGTGGGAGGCCGACGCCATCGCCTGCCGGCTTTCGCGCGAGGTTCGCTCGGATTTCTGGCGCAGTGGCGACGACGAGCCGGACATGATCCGCTGGATCAGCTGGGGCAAGGAACGGTTCGCTTTCGCCTGCGATATGGTGCATTTCGAGCGCGGGACCAAGCAGCGCTATGGGCTCGGTCCTATCGACCAGGCGCTGGTCGAGGAGGGGCTGAGGCAATTCCATGGAGCCGCGGCGATCCTCGAGCCCGAGCTTTCGGGACGCGAGTGGCTGGTCGGCAATTCCATCTCCTATGCCGACTTCCGCATGGCGACGTTCCTGCCTTTCAACGACGTCGCCGGATTGCCGCTCGCCGACTACCCGGCGATCCGGCGGTGGTACGGCCGGCTGGAGGCGATCGACGCCTGGCGCGACCCATTCCAGGGGCTGGAGGCACCGCAACTGCCGCCGGTCAAGATAGAGGCGTGA
- a CDS encoding M24 family metallopeptidase produces MALHFERSEFDARRDRLLIEMAEKKLDAVLLFAQESMYWLTGYDTFGFCFFQCLVVKADGSMVLLTRSADLRQARHTSTIENIVLWTDRQGANPAIDLRNLLNDLDLLGARIGVEYDTHGLTAYNGRRLDEQLQTFGQIADASGIVGRLRLFKSPAEIAKAEKAANLSDDALEAALPLIKQGGDEGLILAAMQGAVFAGGGDYPANEYIIGSGADALLCRYKAGRRKLTKNDQLTLEWAGVFHHYHAPMMRTVLTGKVSKRHQELFDASRAALLAVEKAMTPGNTFGDVFDAHARTLEAHNLTKHRLNACGYSVGARFTPSWMDMPMFYQGNTEPIAPNMTLFAHMIIMDSETESAMTLGRTYLTTESAPKPLSRHDLDLIVQ; encoded by the coding sequence ATGGCGCTGCATTTCGAACGATCGGAATTCGACGCGCGGCGCGACCGGCTGCTGATCGAGATGGCCGAGAAGAAGCTCGACGCCGTGCTGTTGTTCGCGCAGGAGAGCATGTACTGGCTGACCGGCTACGACACGTTCGGCTTCTGCTTCTTCCAGTGCCTGGTGGTGAAGGCCGACGGTTCGATGGTGCTGCTCACCCGTTCGGCCGATCTCAGGCAGGCGCGCCATACCTCGACCATCGAAAACATCGTGCTGTGGACCGATCGTCAGGGCGCCAACCCGGCGATCGACCTGCGCAACCTGCTCAACGACCTCGATCTGCTCGGTGCCCGCATCGGCGTCGAATACGACACCCACGGCCTGACCGCCTATAACGGCCGGCGCCTCGACGAGCAATTGCAGACCTTCGGCCAGATCGCCGATGCTTCCGGCATCGTTGGCCGCCTGCGCCTGTTCAAGAGCCCGGCCGAAATCGCCAAGGCGGAAAAGGCCGCCAATCTTTCCGACGACGCGCTGGAAGCCGCCCTGCCCCTGATCAAGCAGGGCGGCGACGAAGGGCTCATCCTTGCCGCCATGCAGGGCGCGGTCTTTGCCGGCGGCGGCGACTATCCCGCCAACGAGTATATCATCGGCTCCGGCGCCGATGCCTTGCTCTGCCGCTACAAGGCCGGCCGCCGCAAGCTCACCAAGAACGACCAGCTGACGCTCGAATGGGCCGGCGTCTTCCACCACTATCATGCTCCCATGATGCGCACCGTGCTGACCGGCAAAGTGTCGAAACGTCACCAGGAATTGTTCGACGCTTCCCGTGCCGCCCTGCTCGCGGTCGAAAAGGCGATGACGCCGGGCAACACGTTCGGCGATGTCTTCGACGCGCATGCCCGCACGCTCGAAGCGCACAATCTGACCAAGCATCGGCTGAATGCCTGCGGCTATTCGGTCGGCGCCCGCTTCACGCCGTCTTGGATGGACATGCCGATGTTCTACCAGGGCAACACGGAACCGATCGCACCCAATATGACGCTGTTCGCGCATATGATCATCATGGACTCCGAGACCGAGAGCGCAATGACGCTTGGCCGCACCTACCTCACCACGGAATCGGCGCCGAAGCCGCTGTCGCGCCATGATCTCGACTTGATCGTGCAGTGA
- a CDS encoding glycosyltransferase: MVTPNRGARREMEAGDLFIEMPRSFRKKMARREWRSDVAAAEFIAGSKSHRREIARFLDGFRPDVIALEQCWLWPALREYVETCSPEARFSIVYSSHNVEQEMLAQEAMIAGAEMDLWSAQRAADIEPDLAAKADLIVAVSEQDATYFRKLNPSVVVAANGIWPREMPIGLDRWASRFAGLRTALFVGSGHPPNARGFLQMTGPDLGFLSASERIVVVGDVADQIRNDPGFPRHGGADKARIELLGVQDGATLSALIELADVVMLPILEGGGTNIKTAEALYNRKPVVATTFALRGYEQFKHWRNVRLADRPDDFRDLLAQALRSEPEELKSADIAQLDTLLWTSTLRRLSEQFAALPRRQRQATANPANGRGRFLRGLLRRLGLIGKS; the protein is encoded by the coding sequence GTGGTCACTCCCAACCGCGGCGCCAGGCGGGAAATGGAGGCCGGCGATCTTTTCATCGAGATGCCACGCAGCTTTCGCAAGAAGATGGCCCGGCGCGAATGGCGTTCCGATGTCGCCGCCGCTGAATTCATCGCAGGCAGCAAGTCCCATCGCCGCGAAATCGCAAGATTTCTCGATGGCTTCAGGCCGGATGTCATCGCCCTGGAGCAGTGCTGGCTTTGGCCGGCCTTGCGCGAGTATGTTGAAACGTGCTCGCCCGAGGCACGCTTTTCAATCGTGTACAGTTCGCACAACGTCGAACAGGAAATGCTGGCGCAAGAGGCCATGATCGCCGGCGCGGAAATGGACCTCTGGAGTGCTCAACGCGCGGCGGACATCGAGCCCGATCTTGCCGCAAAGGCAGACCTGATCGTCGCCGTCAGCGAGCAGGATGCAACCTATTTCCGCAAGCTCAATCCAAGCGTGGTGGTCGCCGCCAACGGCATTTGGCCGCGGGAAATGCCTATCGGCCTCGATCGTTGGGCGTCGCGGTTCGCCGGCCTGCGCACGGCGCTGTTCGTCGGCTCGGGCCATCCGCCCAACGCCCGCGGTTTTCTCCAGATGACGGGCCCGGACCTCGGTTTCCTTTCAGCCTCGGAGCGGATCGTGGTGGTCGGCGACGTTGCCGACCAGATACGCAACGATCCCGGATTCCCGCGGCACGGTGGCGCCGACAAAGCACGGATCGAGCTGCTCGGCGTGCAGGACGGCGCGACCCTCAGCGCGCTGATCGAGCTTGCCGATGTCGTGATGCTTCCGATCCTTGAGGGCGGCGGCACGAACATCAAGACCGCGGAAGCGCTGTACAATCGCAAGCCCGTCGTGGCGACGACTTTCGCGTTGCGCGGCTACGAGCAATTCAAGCATTGGCGGAATGTCCGGCTGGCCGACAGGCCGGATGACTTCCGGGATCTGCTGGCGCAGGCGCTCAGAAGCGAACCGGAGGAGCTGAAATCGGCGGATATCGCGCAGCTCGATACGCTGCTTTGGACTTCGACGCTTCGGCGGCTTTCCGAGCAGTTCGCAGCGCTGCCGAGGCGGCAACGCCAGGCGACGGCGAACCCGGCCAATGGCCGAGGCCGCTTTCTTCGCGGCCTTCTGCGGCGCCTGGGTTTGATCGGAAAGAGCTGA
- a CDS encoding MFS transporter translates to MTDTTATSVAAPAPASNISAQATAFTVILAVSFCHCVNDIMQSLLSAIYPLLKDNYGLDFWQIGLLTFTFQVTASLLQPVIGMITDKKPMPYSLPWGMASSLVGLVVLAHAGHYWLLLIGASLIGIGSAIFHPESSRIARFASGGRFGLAQSLFQVGGNFGQAMGPLLAAFIVVPFGQTSISWFAVGSLIGIVVLWQVGGWYSRLRASLATRKQAAHVSPFARKKVMWALAVLTLLVLTKNAYIASLSSYYTFYAMHKFGVSVQMSQVMLFLFLGASALGILLGGPFGDRYGQKAMIWFSIVGVLPFTLALPYANLEWTMVLTVLIGLILSSAFSNIVVFAQELVPGRVGMIAGIFFGFAFGMGGIAAAVLGVVADMKGIDFVYQICSYLPFLGLLTVFLPDMKEARKA, encoded by the coding sequence TTGACTGATACGACCGCCACCTCCGTCGCCGCACCGGCGCCGGCAAGCAACATCTCGGCGCAGGCGACGGCCTTCACCGTCATTCTTGCGGTGAGCTTCTGCCACTGTGTCAACGACATCATGCAGTCGCTGCTTTCGGCGATCTATCCGCTGCTCAAGGACAATTACGGTCTCGATTTCTGGCAGATTGGCCTTCTGACCTTCACCTTCCAGGTGACGGCCTCGCTGTTGCAGCCGGTGATCGGCATGATCACCGACAAGAAGCCAATGCCCTACTCCTTGCCCTGGGGCATGGCCTCGTCGCTGGTCGGCCTGGTGGTGCTCGCCCATGCCGGCCATTACTGGCTGCTCCTGATCGGCGCCTCGCTGATCGGCATCGGCTCGGCGATCTTCCATCCGGAATCCTCGCGCATCGCCCGCTTTGCATCTGGCGGCCGCTTCGGCCTTGCGCAATCGCTGTTCCAGGTGGGCGGCAATTTCGGCCAGGCCATGGGCCCGCTGCTCGCCGCCTTCATCGTCGTGCCGTTCGGGCAGACCAGCATCTCCTGGTTCGCCGTCGGCTCGCTGATCGGCATCGTCGTCTTGTGGCAGGTCGGCGGCTGGTACAGCCGTCTGCGCGCCTCGCTGGCCACCCGCAAGCAGGCCGCCCATGTCTCGCCCTTCGCGCGCAAGAAGGTGATGTGGGCGCTGGCCGTGCTGACGCTGCTGGTGCTGACCAAGAACGCCTATATCGCCTCGCTCTCCAGCTACTACACCTTCTACGCCATGCATAAGTTCGGCGTTTCGGTGCAGATGAGCCAAGTGATGCTGTTCCTGTTCCTCGGCGCCTCGGCGCTGGGCATCCTGCTCGGCGGTCCGTTCGGCGACCGCTATGGACAGAAGGCGATGATCTGGTTCTCGATCGTCGGCGTGCTGCCCTTCACGCTGGCGCTGCCCTACGCCAATCTGGAATGGACGATGGTGCTCACCGTGCTGATCGGCCTGATCCTGTCGTCGGCCTTCTCCAACATCGTCGTTTTCGCGCAGGAACTGGTCCCGGGGCGCGTCGGCATGATCGCCGGCATCTTCTTCGGCTTCGCCTTTGGCATGGGCGGCATCGCCGCCGCGGTGCTCGGCGTCGTCGCCGACATGAAGGGCATCGACTTCGTCTACCAGATCTGCTCGTACCTGCCCTTCCTCGGCCTGCTGACCGTGTTTCTGCCCGACATGAAGGAAGCGCGGAAGGCCTGA
- a CDS encoding alpha/beta fold hydrolase, which yields MTSQTKSGSGSGTITTKDGTQIFYKDWGTGQPVVFHHGWPLSSDDWDVQMLFFLAQGYRVVAHDRRGHGRSSQTDAGNEMDTYAADVAALTAHLGLKDAIHVGHSTGGGEVARYVAQYGGGGRVAKAVLIGAVPPIMLKTPANPGGLPIEVFDGFRAALAANRAQFFHDVPAGPFYGFNRPGARVSEGVVDNWWRQGMMGGAKAHYDCIKAFSETDFTEDLKKIDVPVLVMHGDDDQIVPIADSALLSVKLLKKGELKVYKGFPHGMATTHADVINADLLAFFKA from the coding sequence ATGACCTCGCAGACCAAGTCGGGTTCGGGCAGCGGCACGATCACCACCAAGGACGGAACGCAGATCTTCTACAAGGATTGGGGGACTGGCCAGCCTGTCGTCTTCCACCATGGCTGGCCGCTGAGCAGCGACGACTGGGACGTCCAGATGCTGTTCTTCCTGGCACAGGGTTACCGCGTCGTCGCCCATGACCGACGCGGCCATGGCCGTTCGAGCCAGACCGATGCCGGCAACGAGATGGACACCTATGCTGCCGACGTGGCCGCGCTCACCGCGCATCTCGGCCTCAAGGACGCCATCCATGTCGGTCATTCGACGGGCGGTGGCGAGGTGGCGCGCTATGTCGCGCAATATGGCGGCGGAGGCCGCGTCGCCAAGGCCGTGCTGATCGGCGCGGTGCCGCCGATCATGTTGAAGACGCCGGCCAATCCCGGCGGCCTGCCGATCGAAGTGTTCGACGGTTTCCGCGCGGCGCTGGCGGCCAACCGGGCACAGTTCTTCCACGACGTGCCGGCCGGCCCGTTCTACGGCTTCAACCGTCCCGGCGCCCGGGTTTCCGAAGGCGTCGTCGACAATTGGTGGCGCCAGGGCATGATGGGTGGCGCCAAGGCGCATTACGACTGCATCAAGGCGTTCTCGGAGACCGACTTCACCGAGGACCTGAAGAAGATCGACGTGCCGGTGCTGGTCATGCATGGCGACGACGACCAGATCGTCCCGATCGCGGACTCCGCGCTGCTTTCGGTCAAGCTGCTCAAGAAGGGCGAGCTCAAGGTCTACAAGGGTTTCCCGCACGGCATGGCAACGACCCATGCGGATGTCATCAACGCCGACCTGCTGGCGTTCTTCAAGGCCTGA
- a CDS encoding ribose-phosphate pyrophosphokinase: MKLFAGNSNRVLAEAVARYLNIPLGKASVRRFADQEIFVEIQENVRGEDVFILQSTSYPTNDHLMELLIMMDAFMRSSARRITAVIPYFGYARQDRRASGRTPISAKLVANMITRAGADRVLTLDLHAGQIQGFFDIPTDNLFSVPVMARDVKAKYKQLGNVVVVSPDIGGVVRARALAKRFDAQLAIVDKRRERPGESEVMNIIGAVAGKDCLLIDDIVDSGGTLCNAADALLANGATSVTAYITHGVLSGGAVARIAGSKLQELVITDSIQPTQGVLDAPNIRVISIADLMGEAISRTATEESVSSLFD; this comes from the coding sequence ATGAAGCTTTTCGCGGGCAATTCCAACCGGGTGCTGGCCGAAGCGGTCGCTCGCTATCTCAACATCCCGCTGGGGAAGGCCAGCGTCAGGCGCTTCGCCGACCAGGAAATCTTCGTCGAGATCCAGGAAAACGTGCGCGGCGAGGATGTCTTCATCCTGCAGTCGACCTCTTATCCGACCAATGACCATCTGATGGAACTGCTCATCATGATGGACGCCTTCATGCGCTCCTCGGCACGACGCATCACGGCGGTCATCCCCTATTTCGGCTATGCGCGGCAGGACCGCCGCGCCTCCGGCCGCACGCCGATCTCGGCGAAGCTGGTCGCCAACATGATCACCCGCGCCGGCGCCGACCGCGTGCTGACGCTCGATTTGCATGCCGGCCAGATCCAGGGTTTCTTCGATATCCCGACCGACAATCTGTTCTCGGTGCCGGTGATGGCCCGCGACGTGAAAGCCAAGTACAAGCAGCTCGGCAACGTCGTCGTCGTGTCGCCCGACATCGGCGGCGTGGTGCGGGCGCGCGCGCTGGCCAAGCGTTTCGACGCGCAACTCGCCATCGTCGACAAACGCCGCGAGCGCCCTGGCGAATCGGAAGTCATGAACATCATCGGCGCCGTCGCCGGCAAGGACTGCCTGCTGATCGACGACATCGTCGATTCCGGCGGCACGCTTTGCAACGCGGCCGACGCGCTGCTCGCCAATGGCGCGACCTCCGTCACCGCCTACATCACCCACGGCGTGCTCTCCGGCGGCGCCGTTGCCCGCATCGCCGGATCGAAGCTGCAGGAACTGGTGATCACCGATTCCATCCAGCCGACGCAGGGCGTACTCGACGCGCCGAATATCCGTGTCATTTCGATCGCCGACCTGATGGGCGAAGCGATCTCGCGCACGGCCACGGAAGAATCGGTGTCGAGCCTGTTCGATTAA
- a CDS encoding AraC family transcriptional regulator yields the protein MPNSREIFRGDAAELGRLHESRWQWLEQAVGPAVALPTEYPDGYRVPQHRHSRSQLLHALVGVVLVTTRHGRWMVPPDHAMWIPAGTEHAVEMLGDVSMRSVYVMPDAIAGLPEGLRVVGITELMHSLIVESEKLPQGGELEGRAALVMGLLLHEIPSLPERPLGLPFPSDPKLAALCRRFVAAPSPHATIDEWADAAGMSRRSFTRAFHRQTGLSLSTWRQQACLFAALPRLADGEPITRVALDLGYDSVPAFITMFKRMLGASPRGYMRGARDAGENQRRTGGPIAA from the coding sequence ATGCCAAATAGCCGGGAGATATTCAGAGGCGACGCCGCCGAGCTCGGCCGGCTGCATGAAAGCCGCTGGCAATGGCTGGAACAGGCCGTCGGGCCGGCGGTCGCGCTGCCGACCGAATATCCGGACGGCTATCGCGTGCCGCAGCACCGCCACAGCCGCAGCCAGCTGCTGCACGCGCTGGTTGGCGTGGTCCTGGTGACGACCAGGCACGGACGCTGGATGGTGCCGCCCGACCATGCGATGTGGATACCGGCCGGCACCGAGCACGCCGTCGAGATGCTCGGCGACGTCTCGATGCGCTCGGTCTATGTGATGCCGGACGCTATTGCCGGCCTGCCGGAAGGCTTGCGCGTCGTCGGCATCACCGAGCTGATGCACAGCCTGATCGTCGAATCGGAGAAGCTGCCCCAGGGCGGCGAGCTCGAAGGGCGTGCCGCGCTCGTCATGGGACTTTTGCTGCACGAGATCCCGAGCCTGCCGGAACGGCCGCTCGGCCTGCCTTTCCCGTCCGATCCGAAGCTCGCGGCGCTTTGCCGGCGCTTCGTGGCAGCCCCTTCACCGCATGCGACTATCGACGAATGGGCGGATGCCGCGGGCATGAGCCGCCGGTCGTTCACCCGCGCCTTCCACCGCCAGACCGGGCTGTCGCTGTCGACTTGGCGCCAGCAGGCCTGCCTGTTCGCGGCGCTGCCGAGGCTTGCCGACGGCGAGCCGATCACCAGGGTGGCGCTCGATCTCGGCTATGACAGCGTGCCGGCCTTCATCACCATGTTCAAGCGCATGCTCGGCGCTTCGCCGCGCGGCTATATGCGTGGCGCGCGCGATGCCGGTGAGAACCAGCGCCGCACAGGCGGTCCGATCGCCGCGTGA
- a CDS encoding 50S ribosomal protein L25/general stress protein Ctc, producing MSHDAYELKAEAREQVGKGSARAVRRNGKVPAVIYGDKQPPLAIALNYKDLFYKIHGGGFLTTIATIDVDGKKIQVLPKDFQLDPVKDFPVHVDFLRIGKDTEVNVDVPVHFINEDKSPGIKRGGVLNIVRPEVEFHCPANAIPEFITIDLTGTDIGDSIHISAVKLPAGVKPVISDRDFTIATVAGSSAMKPETEATTEAAAEETAAPAAEEK from the coding sequence ATGAGCCACGATGCTTATGAGCTGAAAGCCGAAGCGCGCGAACAGGTCGGTAAGGGGTCCGCCCGTGCAGTTCGTCGCAACGGTAAAGTGCCTGCAGTGATTTACGGCGACAAGCAGCCTCCCCTGGCGATTGCGCTGAACTACAAGGACCTCTTCTACAAGATCCACGGCGGCGGGTTCCTGACCACGATCGCCACGATCGATGTCGACGGCAAGAAGATCCAGGTCCTGCCGAAGGATTTCCAGCTCGATCCGGTCAAGGATTTTCCTGTCCATGTCGACTTCCTGCGCATCGGCAAGGACACCGAGGTCAATGTCGACGTGCCTGTCCACTTCATCAATGAGGACAAGTCGCCCGGCATCAAGCGCGGCGGCGTGCTCAACATCGTTCGTCCCGAAGTCGAGTTCCACTGCCCGGCCAACGCGATCCCGGAATTCATCACCATCGATCTCACCGGCACCGACATCGGCGATTCGATCCACATCTCGGCGGTCAAGCTGCCGGCCGGCGTCAAGCCGGTCATCTCCGATCGCGACTTCACCATCGCGACCGTTGCCGGCTCGTCGGCGATGAAGCCGGAGACGGAAGCGACCACCGAGGCGGCTGCGGAAGAGACGGCGGCTCCGGCGGCCGAAGAGAAGTAA
- the ychF gene encoding redox-regulated ATPase YchF — protein MGFKCGIVGLPNVGKSTLFNALTRTAAAQAANYPFCTIEPNTGEVAVPDPRLQKIAAIGKSKEIIPTRISFVDIAGLVRGASKGEGLGNQFLANIREVDAIVHVLRCFEDDDITHVEGRIDPVADAETVETELMLADLESLERRIAQIRKRAAGKDKEAMAVLPMMEAALELLQAGKPTRFLLHGIAAEDLRILQGLNLLTSHPVLYVCNVSEADAATGNEHTRAVEKMAAAQGAGTVVISAAIEAEVAQLSDEEEMEFLASIGLDEPGLNKVIRAGYELLHLITYFTVGPKETRAWTIHKGDKAPQAAGVIHTDFERGFIRAQTIAYNDFVTLGGEVAAKEAGKARDEGKEYVVQDGDIMLFKFNT, from the coding sequence ATGGGTTTCAAATGTGGCATCGTTGGCTTGCCCAACGTCGGCAAGTCGACGCTGTTCAATGCGCTGACCAGGACGGCCGCCGCGCAGGCCGCCAACTATCCTTTCTGCACCATTGAGCCGAACACCGGCGAGGTGGCGGTGCCTGACCCGCGCCTGCAGAAGATCGCGGCGATCGGCAAGTCGAAGGAGATCATCCCGACCCGCATCTCCTTCGTCGACATCGCCGGCCTGGTGCGCGGCGCCTCCAAGGGCGAAGGGCTGGGCAACCAGTTCCTCGCCAACATCCGCGAGGTTGACGCCATCGTGCACGTGCTGCGCTGCTTCGAGGATGACGACATCACCCATGTCGAAGGCCGCATCGACCCTGTCGCCGACGCCGAGACGGTCGAGACCGAGCTGATGCTCGCCGATCTCGAAAGCCTCGAGCGCCGCATCGCCCAGATCCGCAAGCGCGCCGCCGGCAAGGACAAGGAAGCCATGGCCGTCCTGCCCATGATGGAGGCCGCGCTCGAGCTTCTGCAGGCCGGCAAGCCGACGCGCTTCCTGCTCCACGGCATCGCCGCGGAGGACCTGCGCATCCTGCAGGGGCTGAACCTGCTCACCTCGCATCCCGTTCTCTATGTCTGCAACGTCTCCGAGGCGGACGCCGCCACCGGCAACGAGCACACCAGGGCGGTGGAGAAGATGGCGGCCGCGCAAGGCGCCGGCACGGTGGTGATCTCGGCGGCGATCGAGGCGGAAGTCGCCCAGCTTTCCGACGAGGAGGAAATGGAGTTCCTTGCCTCGATCGGCCTCGACGAGCCCGGCCTCAACAAGGTGATCCGCGCCGGCTACGAGCTCCTGCATCTGATCACCTATTTCACCGTCGGACCGAAGGAGACGCGCGCCTGGACGATCCACAAGGGCGATAAGGCGCCGCAGGCGGCCGGCGTCATCCACACCGACTTCGAACGCGGCTTCATCCGCGCCCAGACGATCGCCTACAACGACTTCGTCACGCTGGGCGGCGAAGTAGCCGCCAAGGAAGCCGGCAAGGCGCGCGACGAAGGCAAGGAATATGTCGTCCAGGACGGCGACATCATGCTGTTCAAGTTCAACACCTGA
- a CDS encoding MarR family winged helix-turn-helix transcriptional regulator — protein MPLPLDNQLCFTLYATSLAINRTYKPMLDEMGITYPQYLVLNALGETDGMSVGSIAHRLALESSTITPLVKRMEQAGLVTRQRSQTDERQVQVDLTPGGRALLVQCNCLNETLIERSGMKLAELDALNRQIQALRDALNGGLAVDAV, from the coding sequence GTGCCTCTCCCGTTGGACAATCAGCTCTGCTTCACGCTCTACGCCACTAGCTTGGCGATCAACCGCACCTACAAGCCCATGCTGGACGAGATGGGGATCACCTATCCGCAATATCTCGTGCTCAATGCGCTGGGAGAGACGGACGGCATGTCGGTGGGCAGCATCGCGCATCGGCTCGCCCTCGAATCGAGCACCATCACGCCGCTGGTGAAGCGAATGGAGCAGGCTGGGCTTGTCACCCGCCAGCGCAGCCAGACGGACGAGCGCCAGGTGCAGGTCGACCTGACCCCCGGCGGACGAGCCTTGCTCGTCCAATGCAATTGCCTGAACGAGACGCTGATCGAGCGGTCAGGCATGAAACTGGCTGAACTCGATGCCTTGAACCGGCAAATCCAGGCGTTGCGCGACGCGCTGAACGGCGGCCTTGCGGTCGACGCCGTCTGA
- the pth gene encoding aminoacyl-tRNA hydrolase: MLVFAGLGNPGAKYENNRHNVGFMAADAIARRHSFSPWSRKFQGLICEGTLGGEKVLLIKPRTFMNLSGQSVGEAMRFYKLEPAALTVFYDEIDLAAGKLRVKVGGGSGGHNGIRSLDQHVGNAYRRVRIGVGHPGVKEMVHGHVLGDFAKADREWLDVLLDAIADDAGLLAKGDDSSFMNRVTLALRDKLVPTGDDDRPPPKPPKQQSHVRQARPQQPAAKLPESGPMAAMLKKLFGKG; the protein is encoded by the coding sequence ATGCTTGTCTTTGCAGGCCTCGGCAATCCGGGCGCGAAATACGAAAACAACCGGCACAATGTCGGCTTCATGGCGGCGGACGCGATTGCCCGCCGCCATTCCTTTTCGCCCTGGTCGCGAAAATTCCAGGGCCTGATCTGCGAAGGCACGCTCGGCGGCGAGAAGGTGCTGCTGATCAAGCCGCGGACCTTCATGAATCTGTCCGGACAGTCGGTCGGCGAAGCGATGCGCTTCTACAAGCTCGAACCGGCCGCCCTCACCGTGTTCTACGACGAGATCGACCTTGCCGCCGGCAAGCTCCGGGTCAAGGTCGGCGGCGGCTCCGGCGGCCACAACGGCATTCGTTCGCTCGACCAGCATGTCGGCAACGCCTATCGCCGGGTGCGCATCGGCGTCGGCCATCCCGGCGTCAAGGAGATGGTGCACGGCCATGTGCTCGGCGATTTCGCCAAGGCCGATCGCGAATGGCTCGACGTCCTGCTCGACGCCATCGCCGACGACGCCGGTCTGCTGGCCAAGGGTGACGACAGCTCGTTCATGAACCGCGTCACGCTGGCGCTCCGCGACAAGCTTGTGCCGACCGGCGATGACGACCGCCCGCCGCCCAAGCCGCCGAAGCAGCAAAGCCATGTCCGCCAGGCGCGCCCGCAGCAGCCGGCGGCAAAACTTCCCGAAAGCGGCCCGATGGCCGCCATGCTGAAGAAGCTGTTCGGAAAAGGCTAA
- a CDS encoding dihydrofolate reductase family protein, whose translation MATIVYAMLTSLDGYIAGPSGDIDLPVPEEELHRHFNDEMRRTSIALCGRRMYETMRFWDSPERGIAAEDVERDFARAWRETPKVVFSTTLQEVGPNARLVKADAEAVARTLKTDTDGEISVAGAELAGYFARAALIDEYRLYVHPVVLGGGKPYFRSGLSLALKPLGTERLAQGVTLLRYAPAATSFD comes from the coding sequence GTGGCGACGATCGTCTATGCCATGCTGACATCGCTGGATGGCTACATCGCCGGGCCGAGCGGAGACATCGACCTGCCGGTTCCCGAGGAAGAATTGCATCGGCATTTCAACGACGAGATGCGACGGACATCGATCGCGCTTTGCGGGCGCAGGATGTATGAAACCATGCGCTTCTGGGACAGCCCGGAGCGCGGGATCGCCGCTGAAGACGTCGAGCGGGATTTTGCCCGCGCCTGGCGAGAGACGCCGAAGGTCGTGTTTTCGACCACGCTTCAGGAGGTCGGGCCGAATGCCCGGCTGGTGAAGGCTGACGCGGAGGCGGTGGCAAGGACCCTCAAGACGGATACAGATGGCGAGATTTCCGTCGCTGGCGCCGAGCTTGCCGGGTATTTTGCGCGTGCCGCGCTGATCGACGAGTACCGGCTTTACGTGCATCCGGTCGTGCTGGGCGGCGGCAAGCCATATTTCCGGTCCGGCCTGTCGCTGGCGTTGAAGCCGCTCGGCACGGAGCGCCTTGCGCAAGGGGTGACGCTGCTGCGCTATGCGCCCGCGGCGACCAGTTTTGATTAA